In the genome of Brachypodium distachyon strain Bd21 chromosome 3, Brachypodium_distachyon_v3.0, whole genome shotgun sequence, the window TAGAGCTTGTGGCTCTAGCATATTATCAATCGAAACTACAGAACACTATTTAGTTAAGTTGACGCTTAGATGTCTGAAAGtgtgatttcttttcttctggtAGACAGTGCATTCATGGCATTGTATTTAAGTTGCTGCTTTAAAGCCCCACATTCTTAGAGCACTGACCTATCGTGAATGCTGCAAAATATTTCTAGTACACCACCATGGAAGATTGGAAGGCCAGCGTCATGGATATATCacttaaaagtgaaaagaatgTTTTTAACTTGTACGACGTGAATTATCTCATTGTCACTGTAACCTCAAATCTACAATATGAATGGTGAAGGTGCACAAATATTACACTTACAAGCTATTGCTTATGTGGACAATTATCCAACTATCAAGCATATTCATCTATCCGCAGTGAATTGTGTGGCTGTAATATCTTTACTGCTGATGCATTTTACTTCTAAAATGAAATTTGAAGTTGTCGTCATCTCCATGGTTTGCATGAAAATTATTATTTCTGGATAAAAGTTGACGTGCTTCAGTTTTAAGTTTTTAACTAGCGCTATAACTCTTTGCTAGTATTCTATGTTATGCCCTGGTCTTTCAAAATACCCACCTTTAGTATTTAACATTAATTTTATTCTCAACAGGTGGTCAAACAAGCATCAGGTACGTTCTCTTTATGATGACCATTCAATTCCAAAGTTGGTGATACCATGGAATTATTTTATCGATTTATAACCGTTTTGGAGTAATGCTTTCCTACATTTATTCGACCTTTCTTGAGTGATTTTATATTTAAGTATTAGTGCATAAGATAGCCCTAGTACATTGTTTAGTCTCTATAAGACAAATCATGATGTTGCAACAGTAGAAACTATTTCAAAACCTAAATTATAGAACACCCTATaggtaaattaaaaaaaaatacatttccCTACTGTGGTTTGTGACATCCCAAGCCTAGAACTGTAGTTACTCTATTGTAGTTGATCTGATGAAGTCATGTGATGGTTACATTTCTTCTCATTCATCAGCGTTGGGGTGAGTATTATGTTGATGACTTGGCATGTAATCTTTATGACTTAATTCAGGCCACTTTTAAGAATTATATGAAACTGTCAGTCCAAGAGAAACTAGAGAATAATGTACAGTTTGAGGCTTTGAGCTAAGAATTTTGATGCCTACCCTGCATCTCTTTACTATAAAATGAGAAATGCAGTGTCTGTGTTTGTCATGACCCACTTTTAAATTTTCTTATGAGTGTTCTAGGCCATACTGGAGATGCTACTTTCCAAACACCCAGGCCATCATATATGTTGTTGATTCAAGTGATACTGATAGGCTGGTGACTGCAAAAGAAGAATTTCATTCCATCCTTGAGGTATGCATTGCGGTGAATGAGTCACCTCATTTATCAGAAAGTTGATATGCATTTCTGGCCATGTACAGTTGTAGTGCAATAATTCAAGCATTTCTCACATATAATATGTTGCTTAATATTAATGCTAGTTGTTGTATGGTGGCATGGGACATTTATTTTCTGAAGTGCTTGATTAGACATGTAATCGCCCTCAGTGGGTTAATTACCTCACTGTAAATAGCATCCATCAATTTTTAGTTGCCAGAAGATTCGTTGGCCATATTGTTTTGCAAATTCCTCCTGATTTTGATCGATTGGCTTATTCTGATATTAATTACCACACTGAATAGCAGCTATCGATGCAATACCTGGTCATTGCGTGAAGCTACACAAATAATATTTAAATAATGCATTTTCTTCCAATTCCTGATAGTGCCTTTTGAGCCAGCTGCACTAACAATTTTGTAACCAGAAATCAAATGATTTGTCAAGACAATTTATCTGATTGCTCATCAAATGAATACACTTTACTGATTGTGTGCACTGTACCTGCAGGAGGATGAGCTGAAAGGTGCGGTTGTCCTTGTATATGCGAATAAACAGGTGAAGAAGCAAACCATGTTTTATTTCATATACTGTTTTGGAAGTGTTATATTTACCTGGTCAATTCTACTATTTTCAGAACTTACAAAGTTCTTCTAGTTATTCATGATTTGCACCATATGCCTGCAGTGTCTTGTTATTTTGCAATACATTTTTTGGCCCTTTATTTGTCTACTAATGAGACGGCTAGTTTATTATGACTTTACATGGACGCTTATATTAACTATCACCGTTAATTAGTCATTGGAAATTGATGATTGAATGCTTGTTCTGAAGGAAATGTTTATGTCGATGACAGATGTATATTTCTGTAAACCCTGTGAACATCGTATTTGGTCTGCTTTATCTTACCCAATTCATTCCTTTTGCAGGACCTTCCAGGTGCACTTGATGATGCTGCCATAACGGAATCATTAGAACTTCACAAGATAAAGAGCCGCCAATGGGCAATTTTCAAAACATCTGCCATAAAAGGGGAGGGACTTTTTGAAGGCTTGGACTGGTAAGTTGTGCGACATATTCCTTATGTGACATGAAAAAGATGAATGTGCCGAACAATCTGGTTATACATGAATAATAACTAAATCAATGAATTTCAGTTGATCACATAAGAAAGGATCTGTTTCTGTTGTTATTATCTATATAACTCAAGCATGCTGTGATCAGACCGTATCTCTGTTGCTTATGTATTCCCTAGACAATGGAACTTGAGGAATGATGAACTTCAAACTGATGGTTGGTTGTTACTGCAGGCTCAGTAATGCACTGAAATCTGGAAGCAGCTAATATAGGAGACTCTCCACTCCATGAATCATTGCTTTGATGGTAAACAGAGACGGTGCCCTCACTAGGCTGCGCGAAAATCACATTCTCTTTATTTTTAACTCCGGAAGTTTTATACCATCAGTTATCTGTAAAGTGCTTGTTGAAGTTTCCGGATACAACACTAGATGTCCCTTCATATCGAGATCAAGAATAGATTTGTAGAAAATACAGAGCAAACTGCTGGGACTCGAAATGTGTGGCATTAACCGTAAATCTTGTCGAGtgacattttcttttctcatgaTTGAACGCACCCAGTTTCTCTCTGTGGCGCCATCTTGTACTCTGAACAAGGGAAGCGTCATTGTACAACTTTCTTGTTACTAATGGCTGGGAACCCGATCAGATTCTTGAAGGTGTCGATGTTCTAAaaactttgcactaaaatgcAAAGAAAATCAATCCCGTAACAACACAAATCCAACCGTCGTTAACTATAGCGTTCTACTTTATACATCGTTAAATATACCTTCACATTCAACACTAATTGTGCATCTATCATTGTGTCGTGCTTGTGTATAGCTCACAATCCAATGGTCTGAGGCAGTTCACTCGATTGCTCCTTTTCATGGGGGATTTGTGTTTCAATCAGTCCTTGGCTTCCAAGCGTTTCAAGATAtcgaatgaaaaaaaaagttcccAAATTCCAAATCGTACAAACCTGAAAAAGGATACTTCTAAATTCTCAAAGAATAAGGGGCATGCAAGAAGGGTGGGAAATTTATGGGttttatgcaaaatttgaACACACTTGAGTATATTTTTCGCGAAGCTTAACTGCTACTTTTTCGAGAAACGAACATTTTATTTGTTGTTACCTATTCTTGCTGAAATCCATGTGCTCCAAGCTAGCCAACTTCAATACTGGAGAGAAGGACCAGGCGTTTACAACAAACTGTCAAAACATACTCAATACATGGTTTTATGGGTAGTACtgactccgtccaacaaaacaaCAGGGGGTTATAGTTTTCCTTTGACACATggtttgaccacaaattactctaataatatataattataggACATAAGTTGatatccattatattcctATTCAACGATATttgtttatggttatgattttgatcacattagtcacgtattaatgaagtaatttgtggtcaaaggcttggtcAACCAAAACCTAATATGCCTcctattgttggacggagggagtaattgcaCTATACGTGCATatttagtactctctccgtccaataaaaaatgtctcaattttgatcaaatttgaatgcatctatacactaagtcatgtctagatacatctaaattttgacaaacttaagacatcttttattggacagAAAAATTATAGCAATCGTGattataaaaaaatctagcCTTTGCAAACACGGACCCACTCAGCCTAACGAAGACACGCCCCTGCGAATTGACGTCACCATATACGTCACCTGAAAACTATGGCACTGGTGCTAAACGCCAAGTGTGTCGACGGTCTCGTGGCTACTGTTCAAATCCTTGTCTGGCGTCAAAATCAAATACACTTGAATGACTTCGACCTGGATTTAATTTGTTTACCAAGTCTTGCCATGTGGCGCCTCAACGACAAGGACACGTGCCGTGTCCACGAAACTGTTCGTTCTTCTTTCCCGCCAATAATCAGACTTCACTTCATACGGAGCATATACCAATCTGAATTCCATGCGGTTACAGCAGCTGTTAATTACATTTCGGAACGATAGGGCACCGGTGGGGATAAGACGTTTCTGTAATTTGTTAAACATGGTCTCGCACATAACTAAAGTCTTAAACTGAATGCAAATATGATGTAGGAGTATTGCAGTGCAATATATACCCATTTGGTGTGCGTAAAATACAGGATGTATATAGCACACAGCTATTGCTGTCATGGGCCCATGGGTAACTAGAGCTGAAGACGACGAGAAGACCTGGGCATTGGATGTGTGAAAGCTTGTGGTGGGAAAAGAAGACCGACCAGAACTCCAGAAGGTTCCGGAACTTGGAGAAAGGTAGTAAGAAAGTGGATTACTACTGTCGGAAGATGATTAatcttcttttattttgacatGAGATGATTAATGAGCTTCGGTTGCACCGAGCTTGATTCGCACACGCACGCGCATGCCTGCAGACAGACGATTTTGGACTGATGTACCTGTCGCGCATGCATGGATATAAAATAACGCAGATATAACAAAGCGATCATCGACCGACCCAGAAGGAAAACGACACGCACAATGGGCGCACCCATGGATGGATCAGGAATGTCAATTAAAACGGTGATAGGCTAGCATGCTGTGGTAACACAAAATAATTATGGGTATGACTATTTTTAAATTTGTCTTAAATATCAGTAGTCTTGATTAAGTTACGAGTATCATCTCCATTCTCTCGTCTCACTTGCTATCATTAGATTATTATCCAATGGCTAATATATCGAttgatttctaactaaaaaacagaTGACTTATCGATAGCAAAACCGAATAATTATTTGTGAAATTACTGATTTATTGTTCTAGGATGCCCACATGGATATGTTAGCAGCATGCCAGCATCCTGTTGGCTTGAGCGACGGAAACGTCAAAAATCGCCTGCAGCACCGATCTGTTTACGAAATGAAGCCAATCGACACGCAGTAGAAAAAAAGGTAGAGACCCTATCAGGTTCTGCTTCTGTTACTAGTTTAAATGTCCAATTATGTTGGATTAGAATAGATAAACAAACAATGATTGCTTGGAGTATTGACGTTTCTACCACGGAGTAGTGTACTAAAAGACGACGGAGGAGTGACACAGTAGAGACTCAACCAATCTAACGCTTCCACCGCATGCACCGATGCACGCAGCCTGTGCTTCCAATCTAGCTCTTTCAAGAACCAACAAAGACTTTTGATCCCACACGAcgagaagcaaaaaaaatctactcgTGGGCGGTTTGTTCCATGCATGCGATGATGCCAATCAGCAGCCTGACCGTGTGcagtaaaataaaaggaaacaaaCACACGCTCGATCTAGTGCGTGCCGCCCACGTCAGACAGAGTGTGCAGGACTCTGACCTGGCCACGGCCGTACTATATAGGCCGGCGCCGCTGTCTGCACAGCTCCCCTCAGCTAGCTGTCATCGCACTCTGGAAGCTTCTCCACGAACTTTCCAGAAGGACACGCGGCGTCCAGCTAGCGCGCGCGCACATGAGCCGGAAGCACAAGGCGGGCGATCGATCCATCGAGACGAACATGTCAACGCTGGGGTCGACCTGTTGACTATTTCATCCATGTGCTAGCTGCATATAATTGCCCACTGGATCAGAGCACGATGGAACACAAGAGATACAGATGGGATGGGAGTGGACATGCGTGCAATACGATGGACGGCAAAGCAACAACGCGGGGTAATCATGCTAAAATTGCAGGATTAAAAGAGAGTTTTTCTCCACTGCCAACAGCAAGGGCAATTTTAGCGGGAAGACCCATTTGGTCCGTATCGGTCTTTCGTTAGGACCGAAATGGACAAAGTGTGCCTCCCCATTTCAGCTCGCGTCCGGATTTCAGTCCGCAGCGACCCCAACACATTTGCACTGCGCGTGTCCAATTTTTGCACATTTTTTCTCAAATGACCCGCATGTCTATGACCAATAAAACGGATCAAATTGATGGCTTTATTAAGCACACTCGCAGACCGAACGGAGAAAAACGACCGGACAGAAAATGGGTCTCCCCAGCCGAGCCAACAGGAGGCGCACGCATTTTTCTGTATGCGCGTTGACTTGAATGGAGCCGGAAAGCAGGCGGCCGGGTACCACCACTAACGTCCTTAAGAAGAGTGCACACGCCACATCATCGATGAAGATCATTTTCTGCGTTTTGCGTCGCTAGGGTGGGTCCCAAGTCGGCACAGACCAAGCACATCATGGATAGCTCCCCTCCCCTGCCCGCCCGTTTGGCTTAAGCTATATATAATCACCACCGGGTCAACTAAACTATGCTAAAACTGCTACGATCACTAGGAAATCCTACGCGAGAAGACTTCGTGTCCCTGCAACTCTTCTCGAGACAACTTTTGCTCTTTGGATTTCCAAGTATTCCTGCGGAACAGGACATTATTGTGTTATAGCACACCGCTTCGATTccaaatgtatttttctttcactttCTCTACTTTTGGATATGCGAAGTAGCTTGATAGTCAACAAAACTTACACTCATATTTTAGAACGCAGGGAGTATAACACACCACCTTTCGCCAGGTGCATCTGTGGTGGTGGATTATATAATACCACCACATATATAttgttttgtgtgtgttggattatattttatatatgggatttttatttctgtgcccCTCAAAGCTTAGTTGTGCTCAATTTTGTCCAGGCCACAAAGCAATGCTCGCTTCTACACTCGACTCCTTGTTCGAGTGCTCACTTTTGCCATCACGGAGCACCTCCTGACGGTCAAACAGGCTTGACCGTTTGCTCCTGACGAGTGGGGCTTGATTGTGCGCCGACGGGTGGGACCGATGGTCGCTGCTGACTTGTGGGCGCGAAGGAAGCCGAGGCAATttctgacatgcgggccgacAAATAGCTTCCGACTGGTGGGACGGGTCTCTTTTGACTGGGGCATAGGCATCATGTGTGCGTTTTCTTACAAGTTTACCGAGTAAAAAACTGACATGTCGGACGGGACTTGGTACAGTATATATGCTGACAGGTAGGTCCTGTGGACTCAACTTACTGGCGGAACCAAGAAATTGCCATGTAGATTaatcttacatgtgggccagCGTATTACCCATTCGTTCCCAAATCCGGATCCGGACCGAGCAGGAGCAGCTAGACCGTAgcccgccggtgccgccgccgccgccgccgaccatTCGGAAGGGCAGGCGAGCAAAATAGAGTTAAGCGGGCGCACCTACCCACAGCCTCCTTCGCCATCTAGCTTTCCACACATCTACCTTTCCTGACGCCAACGCCCACCGGGATCTGTTTGAGGAGGAGCTTGGGGGATGCAGGGCCGGCGGTTGGTACAGCGAGGACGAAGCGATGGAAAGCACGCAAGAGGGGAGCAGCTCGGCCAGCGCGGCCCGTAGCAGTTACAATGGGGAAGATTAGGTCCAGCCGGGCGCACATGAATCGTGGATTCCTCACGCGTAAGTAACGAGAATCCCCCACCACTGCTTGGATTCGGACTCCGAGTAGATGATCTACTAGTTTTATATATCTATGCCTAGTACTTTTAGTATCGTCTAATAGTAGTTTCATCTATAAATCTATGAACTTTCATCCACTATATATGGAATGCCTAtcttctgtattttttttgtgaaatgaaCGTCCGACCTGTCAACCGTTCCTCAGTCCATCTGTCAAAAGTTTTCTACTTATCCTACATGCTCCCTCGAccgccccacctgtcattccTGGcgtcggcccacatgtcagctaAGTCGACCCCGGCCCCCACCTATCATCCCTGGTgtcggcccacatgtaagcCCATCCGACCGCCCCCACTCGTCATGCCGCGCCCTGGCCCGCATGTAAGGACACCGGACCCGTTAAGCCCCTGCCCGCTTGCGCGGCATCATCGTCGCCCCACACGTCAGAACGTCGGTttggccccacctgtcagcgctGCTCgcggcccacctgtcagaagCAAATGGTCAAAGGGGCTTGACTGTTAGGAAGTGCTCCATGAGGGCATTTGCGAGGAATCGCCGAAGGGGGCAAGGGTAGAAACGAGCACAGTTATGAGGCCTGGGTATTTCTGAGTACAACTAAGGAAGGAGGagcacagaaataaaaaaacctTTATATATTTATAGTTAACTATATTGTTCACTCGAAATAGTAACAAAGCCATTGGTTAGTACAACTACATGTCACTTGGCCCTTTCATTGAGATGGAGGAAATTAAGTTTGTCTC includes:
- the LOC100825312 gene encoding ADP-ribosylation factor 3 — translated: MGIVFTRLFSSVFGNREARILVLGLDNAGKTTILYRLQMGEVVSTIPTIGFNVETVQYNNIKFQVWDLGGQTSIRPYWRCYFPNTQAIIYVVDSSDTDRLVTAKEEFHSILEEDELKGAVVLVYANKQDLPGALDDAAITESLELHKIKSRQWAIFKTSAIKGEGLFEGLDWLSNALKSGSS